Proteins encoded by one window of Xyrauchen texanus isolate HMW12.3.18 chromosome 24, RBS_HiC_50CHRs, whole genome shotgun sequence:
- the LOC127618273 gene encoding RNA polymerase-associated protein RTF1 homolog isoform X1: MVNVKKRKGRVVIDSDSEDSASDDNLDQELLSLAKRKRVDSDEQEEPVSKPAASTDSETSDSDDEWTVGGTKTKKKGKPSKGLEKKNTVKKKKGKAAFSGSSNGDSSAESSAPEEGEVSDSESNSSSSSSDSDSSSEDEVFRDGYGDDLMGDEEDRARLEQMTEKEREQELFNRIEKREVLKRRFEIKQKLKTAKKKEKEEKKKKQEEEQERRKLSQVPDTQVVMSHNKERRIKRDEKLDKKSQAMEELKAEREKRKNRTAELIAKRQPLKTSEVYSDDEEEEEDDDDDDDKSSVKSDRSSRSSSFDEDDDKEDAPPKSQPVTLPDELNRIRLSRHKLERWCHMPFFAKTVTGCFVRIGIGNSSSKPVYRVAEIIDVVETAKIYQLGSTRTNKGLQLRHGNDTRVFRLEFVSNQEFTESEFMKWKEAMILAGMQLPALDEITKKEQSIKEAVNYKFNDKDIEDIVKEKDRFRKAPPNYAMKKTQLFKEKAMAEESGDGEKVKLLQDQLNELEERAEALDRQRTKNISAISYINQRNRSWNIVESEKALVAEGQNAKNQQMDPFTRRQCKPTMVSNARDPSVHAAILAHLNQKYGSGSGQDNSQLANIQGPASQKDKDVSKQTSDLSEDLFKVHDFDVKIDLQVPNAEAKSLAVSSNSLPVKDGAPRRSLNLEDYKKRRGLI, from the exons ATGGTGAATGTAAAGAAACGGAAAGGTCGGGTCGTGATTGACTCCGACTCGGAGGATAGTGCTAGCGACGATAATTTGGATCAG GAGCTGCTGTCTCTTGCAAAGAGAAAGCGTGTGGATTCTGATGAACAGGAAGAGCCTGTTAGTAAACCTGCTGCCTCCACAGACTCTGAGACATCAGACAGTGATGATGAG TGGACTGTTGGAGGTACTAAAACCAAAAAGAAGGGGAAGCCAAGCAAAGGGCTGGAGAAGAAGAacacagtgaagaaaaaaaagggCAAGGCTGCTTTTTCCGGCAGCTCAAATGGAGACAGTTCAGCAGAGAGTTCAGCTCCAGAGGAGG GTGAGGTGTCGGACTCTGAAAGTAACAGCTCATCCTCCAGCTCTGATTCTGACTCGTCGTCAGAGGATGAGGTTTTCCGGGATGGATACGGAGATGATCTGATGGGAGACGAGGAGGACAGAGCCCGTTTGGAGCAgatgacagagaaagaaagagaacagGAGCTCTTCAACCGTATAGAGAAGAGAGAAGTCCTAAAGAGGAG GTTTGAAATAAAGCAAAAACTGAAGACGGCAAAGAAGAAGGAAAAggaagagaagaagaagaagcaggAAGAGGAGCAGGAGAGGAGAAAACTGTCTCAGGTCCCTGACACTCAGGTG GTGATGTCCCATAACAAAGAGAGACGGATCAAGAGAGATGAGAAGCTGGACAAGAAGTCACAGGCCATGGAAGAGCTGAAAGCAGAAAGAGAGAAGAGGAAAAACAGAACCG CTGAGCTCATAGCCAAAAGGCAGCCACTGAAGACAAGTGAGGTCTACTCAGAcgatgaagaggaggaggaagatgatgatgatgatgacgacaaGTCTTCAGTAAAGAGTGACCGCAGCTCAAGATCTTCTTCttttgatgaagatgatga TAAAGAGGATGCTCCACCCAAGTCCCAGCCGGTGACGTTACCAGATGAGCTGAATCGGATCCGGTTGTCCCGGCACAAACTGGAGCGCTGGTGTCACATGCCGTTCTTTGCTAAAACCGTTACTGGATGTTTTGTTCGGATTGGCATTGGAAACAGCAGCAGCAAACCTGTTTATAGG GTGGCTGAAATCATTGACGTGGTGGAAACAGCAAAAATTTATCAGCTCGGGTCCACACGGACAAATAAAGGCCTTCAGCTCCG ACATGGAAACGACACACGAGTGTTCAGACTTGAGTTTGTGTCCAATCAAGAGTTTACTGAAAGCGAGTTTATGAAATGGAAAGAGGCG ATGATTTTAGCAGGAATGCAGCTTCCTGCTCTGGATGAGATCACCAAAAAAGAGCAGTCCATCAAGGAGGCAGTCAACTATAAATTCAACGACAAAGACATTGAGGAT aTTGTCAAAGAGAAAGACAGATTCCGAAAGGCACCACCAAACTACGCCATGAAGAAAACACAACTTTTTAAGGAGAAG GCCATGGCTGAGGAGAGTGGTGATGGGGAGAAGGTGAAACTACTGCAGGATCAGTTGAATGAGCTGGAGGAGAGAGCAGAAGCACTTGACCGACAGAGAACCAAAAATATCTCTGCCATCAG ttaTATCAACCAGAGAAATCGGAGTTGGAACATTGTGGAATCTGAGAAGGCTCTGGTG GCTGAGGGACAGAACGCCAAGAACCAGCAGATGGATCCATTCACCAGAAGGCAATGTAAACCGACCATGGTGTCCAAT gcAAGAGATCCCTCAGTCCACGCCGCTATTCTGGCTCATCTTAACCAGAAATATGGTTCAGGCTCAGGCCAAGACAACAGCCAGCTGGCTAACATACag GGCCCGGCTAGCCAGAAAGACAAAGATGTTTCCAAGCAAACCAGCGACCTCTCTGAGGACCTTTTCAAAGTACACGACTTTGATGTCAAAATTGACTTACAGGTTCCTAATGCTG AAGCAAAATCTTTGGCGGTGAGTTCGAACTCATTGCCTGTTAAAGATGGAGCACCACGCCGATCTCTCAACCTGGAGGACTACAAGAAGAGACGAGGACTCATCTGA
- the LOC127618286 gene encoding nucleolar and spindle-associated protein 1-like — protein MDLDSLKYAELQHLAKEVGLKANMKADKLLKALKHHFSQQQQTENGNDAASVDAQDTHAANFVTDRRRKGRTAKRKLSDSAPVTTRIEAKPAQSDESRRGSKRRKVSSTKNTQIPVPPEIPTGEDTLDKCVESGETNPDPKDAHVEPSEKVTGRRTGGKIPRHEGLMKRKPALRPTTPNFKKLHEAHFKKMESIDSYVQRKNKQMEVIRNSVKELKTLSDKTLMKSVETKTQAKVAANRTSLFSPGMQEKRPVPERRRLTQQSASKPALKDSSTFRPSVLSTNKINVRFSHATEDNEYKRSLVKTPARMSPHLPLTSTPGRKSDINNKLELNKTISTVNKTPGVTPFVFSGNNSMSVTPGNSKNTFDLKASLSRPLNYKPHKGKLKPFGAAQENTALNISQTIPSHQKNFKQHQVQTREERRAKHTENRKQKKENMLGARRGLAMA, from the exons gCTGATAAGCTGTTGAAGGCTTTAAAGCATCACTTTTCACAACAACAGCAGACTGAGAAT GGAAATGATGCAGCCTCTGTGGACGCGCAGGATACTCACGCTGCAAATTTTGTGACAGATCGCCGAAGAAAGGGCCGCACTGCCAAGAGAAAGCTCAGTGATTCCGCACCAGTCACTACTCGG ATTGAGGCGAAGCCAGCACAGTCAGATGAAAGCCGAAGGGGCTCCAAAAGGAGGAAGGTGTCCTCAACCAAGAACACACAGATCCCAGTTCCACCTGAAATTCCTACTGGAGAGGATACTTTGGACAAATGTGTAGAATCTGGGGAAACCAATCCAGACCCTAAAGATGCTCATGTAGAGCCAAGTGAGAAAG TTACTGGGAGAAGGACAGGTGGTAAAATTCCCCGCCATGAGGGTTTGATGAAGAGGAAACCTGCTCTGCGACCGACAACTCCTA ACTTCAAAAAACTCCATGAGGCTCACTTCAAAAAGATGGAGTCCATAGATTCTTATGTCCAAAGGAAGAACAAGCAAATGGAGGTGATCAGGAATTCTGTCAAGGAACTGAAG aCACTGTCAGATAAGACACTGATGAAATCAGTTGAGACAAAGACTCAAGCT AAAGTGGCCGCAAACCGAACATCACTTTTCAGTCCTGGGATGCAGGAGAAGAGACCAGTCCCTGAAAGACGAAGGCTCACACAGCAGTCTGCCAGCAAGCCTGCTTTGAAGGACAGCTCCACCTTCAGGCCAAGCGTCCTCTCCACTAATAAAATCAATGTCCG ATTCTCGCATGCCACTGAGGATAACGAATACAAGCGTTCCCTAGTGAAGACTCCAGCTCGTATGTCTCCTCACCTCCCCCTCACTTCTACTCCTGGGAGAAAATCTGACATTAACAACAAACTGGAGCTTAATAAAACTATCAGCACTGTCAATAAAACACCAG GAGTTACTCCATTTGTTTTCAGTGGGAACAACAGCATGTCAGTCACACCTGGTAACTCCAAGAACACATTTGATTTGAAAGCCAGTCTCTCTCGCCCTTTGAACTACAAACCGCATAAGG GAAAACTGAAGCCTTTTGGAGCGGCACAGGAGAACACAGCACTTAATATATCTCAGACAATTCCTTCTCACCAGAAAAACTTCAAACAGCACCAAGTTCAAACAAG AGAGGAACGGCGTGCCAAACATACCGAGAACcgaaaacagaagaaggagaataTGTTGGGTGCCAGACGAGGCCTGGCCATGGCTTAA
- the LOC127618295 gene encoding complex I intermediate-associated protein 30, mitochondrial-like: MAVPRTTFKTLFGVHNVINRQSFPPILTCSILNTRSVYERDYRRPGQPLDTRWPWQKIRFDFSKGVDGIKKQFWLLHDEFVQRWTGPKGKPLIEHILEQTRVQWEFRGPESLNQWIVSSDQEIGGCSVAYLKLSKNDSTCLLYGTLCSTPPRDGETRYSGYCTLRSKQLLASFDRKMHCDWSNFNTLHMRIRGDGRPWMVNISAETYFSHQRDDIYSYFLYTRGGPFWQDVKIPFSKFFLSSRGRIQDDQHALWLDKVKSIGFTLGDKADGPFQLEIDFIALYNDRAHTEEFAYELYKRNPEV; encoded by the exons ATGGCTGTACCAAGAACAACATTCAAAACTCTGTTTGGAGTTCATAATGTCATTAACAGACAGTCATTTCCACCCATCCTCACCTGCTCTATACTGAACACCAGGAGTGTCTATGAACGAGATTACCGCAGACCAGGCCAGCCATTGGACACCCGCTGGCCCTGGCAAAAAATACGCTTTGATTTCTCTAAAGGCGTGGATGGTATTAAGAAGCAGTTTTGGCTGTTACATGATGAATTTGTCCAGCGCTGGACTGGGCCAAAGGGAAAGCCATTAATAGAGCATATTCTGGAGCAAACCCGGGTCCAGTGGGAGTTCCGTGGACCCGAGAGTCTAAATCAGTGGATCGTGTCATCTGATCAGGAGATTGGGGGCTGCAGCGTGGCATATCTTAAATTGAGCAAAAACGATTCCACTTGTTTGCTATATGGGACATTGTGCTCCACGCCTCCCCGTGATGGAGAGACTCGATACAGTGGATACTGCACTCTGCGCTCCAAACAACTGCTG GCATCATTTGACAGAAAAATGCACTGTGACTGGTCAAATTTCAACACTTTACACATGCGTATCCGTGGAGATGGGAGACCATGGATGGTAAACATTTCAGCTGAGACCTACTTTTCTCATCAGAGAGATGACATTTACAGTTATTTTCTGTACACCAGAGGTGGACCTTTCTGGCAGGATGTCAAG ATTCCATTCTCCAAGTTTTTCCTTTCCAGTCGGGGAAGAATACAAGATGATCAGCATGCCCTCTGGTTAGACAAG GTTAAGAGTATTGGTTTTacgttgggggacaaagcagacGGCCCATTTCAGCTAGAGATTGACTTCATCGCGCTTTATAACGATCGTGCCCACACAGAAGAGTTTGCATATGAGCTTTACAAGAGAAACCCAGAAGTCTGA
- the LOC127618273 gene encoding RNA polymerase-associated protein RTF1 homolog isoform X2, giving the protein MVNVKKRKGRVVIDSDSEDSASDDNLDQELLSLAKRKRVDSDEQEEPVSKPAASTDSETSDSDDEWTVGGTKTKKKGKPSKGLEKKNTVKKKKGKAAFSGSSNGDSSAESSAPEEGEVSDSESNSSSSSSDSDSSSEDEVFRDGYGDDLMGDEEDRARLEQMTEKEREQELFNRIEKREVLKRRFEIKQKLKTAKKKEKEEKKKKQEEEQERRKLSQVPDTQVVMSHNKERRIKRDEKLDKKSQAMEELKAEREKRKNRTAELIAKRQPLKTSEVYSDDEEEEEDDDDDDDKSSVKSDRSSRSSSFDEDDDKEDAPPKSQPVTLPDELNRIRLSRHKLERWCHMPFFAKTVTGCFVRIGIGNSSSKPVYRVAEIIDVVETAKIYQLGSTRTNKGLQLRHGNDTRVFRLEFVSNQEFTESEFMKWKEAMILAGMQLPALDEITKKEQSIKEAVNYKFNDKDIEDIVKEKDRFRKAPPNYAMKKTQLFKEKAMAEESGDGEKVKLLQDQLNELEERAEALDRQRTKNISAIRLRDRTPRTSRWIHSPEGNVNRPWCPMQEIPQSTPLFWLILTRNMVQAQAKTTASWLTYRARLARKTKMFPSKPATSLRTFSKYTTLMSKLTYRFLMLKQNLWR; this is encoded by the exons ATGGTGAATGTAAAGAAACGGAAAGGTCGGGTCGTGATTGACTCCGACTCGGAGGATAGTGCTAGCGACGATAATTTGGATCAG GAGCTGCTGTCTCTTGCAAAGAGAAAGCGTGTGGATTCTGATGAACAGGAAGAGCCTGTTAGTAAACCTGCTGCCTCCACAGACTCTGAGACATCAGACAGTGATGATGAG TGGACTGTTGGAGGTACTAAAACCAAAAAGAAGGGGAAGCCAAGCAAAGGGCTGGAGAAGAAGAacacagtgaagaaaaaaaagggCAAGGCTGCTTTTTCCGGCAGCTCAAATGGAGACAGTTCAGCAGAGAGTTCAGCTCCAGAGGAGG GTGAGGTGTCGGACTCTGAAAGTAACAGCTCATCCTCCAGCTCTGATTCTGACTCGTCGTCAGAGGATGAGGTTTTCCGGGATGGATACGGAGATGATCTGATGGGAGACGAGGAGGACAGAGCCCGTTTGGAGCAgatgacagagaaagaaagagaacagGAGCTCTTCAACCGTATAGAGAAGAGAGAAGTCCTAAAGAGGAG GTTTGAAATAAAGCAAAAACTGAAGACGGCAAAGAAGAAGGAAAAggaagagaagaagaagaagcaggAAGAGGAGCAGGAGAGGAGAAAACTGTCTCAGGTCCCTGACACTCAGGTG GTGATGTCCCATAACAAAGAGAGACGGATCAAGAGAGATGAGAAGCTGGACAAGAAGTCACAGGCCATGGAAGAGCTGAAAGCAGAAAGAGAGAAGAGGAAAAACAGAACCG CTGAGCTCATAGCCAAAAGGCAGCCACTGAAGACAAGTGAGGTCTACTCAGAcgatgaagaggaggaggaagatgatgatgatgatgacgacaaGTCTTCAGTAAAGAGTGACCGCAGCTCAAGATCTTCTTCttttgatgaagatgatga TAAAGAGGATGCTCCACCCAAGTCCCAGCCGGTGACGTTACCAGATGAGCTGAATCGGATCCGGTTGTCCCGGCACAAACTGGAGCGCTGGTGTCACATGCCGTTCTTTGCTAAAACCGTTACTGGATGTTTTGTTCGGATTGGCATTGGAAACAGCAGCAGCAAACCTGTTTATAGG GTGGCTGAAATCATTGACGTGGTGGAAACAGCAAAAATTTATCAGCTCGGGTCCACACGGACAAATAAAGGCCTTCAGCTCCG ACATGGAAACGACACACGAGTGTTCAGACTTGAGTTTGTGTCCAATCAAGAGTTTACTGAAAGCGAGTTTATGAAATGGAAAGAGGCG ATGATTTTAGCAGGAATGCAGCTTCCTGCTCTGGATGAGATCACCAAAAAAGAGCAGTCCATCAAGGAGGCAGTCAACTATAAATTCAACGACAAAGACATTGAGGAT aTTGTCAAAGAGAAAGACAGATTCCGAAAGGCACCACCAAACTACGCCATGAAGAAAACACAACTTTTTAAGGAGAAG GCCATGGCTGAGGAGAGTGGTGATGGGGAGAAGGTGAAACTACTGCAGGATCAGTTGAATGAGCTGGAGGAGAGAGCAGAAGCACTTGACCGACAGAGAACCAAAAATATCTCTGCCATCAG GCTGAGGGACAGAACGCCAAGAACCAGCAGATGGATCCATTCACCAGAAGGCAATGTAAACCGACCATGGTGTCCAAT gcAAGAGATCCCTCAGTCCACGCCGCTATTCTGGCTCATCTTAACCAGAAATATGGTTCAGGCTCAGGCCAAGACAACAGCCAGCTGGCTAACATACag GGCCCGGCTAGCCAGAAAGACAAAGATGTTTCCAAGCAAACCAGCGACCTCTCTGAGGACCTTTTCAAAGTACACGACTTTGATGTCAAAATTGACTTACAGGTTCCTAATGCTG AAGCAAAATCTTTGGCGGTGA